Proteins found in one Limnohabitans sp. TEGF004 genomic segment:
- the trpB gene encoding tryptophan synthase subunit beta — translation MSNYQQPDAKGHFGIYGGSFISETLTHAIEELKDAYAKYQHDPAFIAEFKNELAHFVGRPSPIYHAARMSREMGGAQIFLKREDLNHTGAHKINNTIGQAMLAKRMGKPRVIAETGAGQHGVATATICARYGLECVVYMGAEDVKRQSPNVYRMKLLGATVVPVESGSRTLKDALNEAMRDWVANVDNTFYIIGTVAGPHPYPMMVRDFQSVIGEECLTQMPEMFKSLKMAEEQPDAVIACVGGGSNAMGIFYPYINHANTRLIGVEAAGEGMDTDRHSCSLQLGAPGVLHGNRTYILQDENGQITETHSVSAGLDYPGVGPEHAFLKDIGRAEYVGITDKEALEAFHYLCRTEGIIPALESSHAVAYAMKLAKTMKPEQSILVNLSGRGDKDIGTVADLSNADFFCRPSCQGQTVKGGPAEQTMKFVK, via the coding sequence ATGTCGAACTACCAACAACCCGACGCCAAAGGCCACTTTGGCATTTACGGCGGCAGCTTCATCAGCGAAACGCTGACCCACGCGATTGAAGAGCTCAAAGACGCGTACGCCAAATACCAACACGACCCCGCGTTCATCGCCGAGTTCAAAAACGAACTTGCTCACTTTGTAGGACGCCCTTCGCCCATTTACCACGCAGCCCGCATGAGCCGCGAAATGGGTGGTGCGCAAATCTTCTTGAAGCGTGAAGACTTGAACCACACCGGCGCACACAAGATCAACAACACCATCGGCCAAGCCATGCTGGCCAAGCGCATGGGCAAGCCCCGCGTGATCGCCGAAACTGGCGCAGGCCAGCACGGCGTGGCCACCGCCACCATTTGTGCACGCTACGGTTTGGAATGCGTGGTCTACATGGGCGCTGAAGACGTCAAGCGTCAAAGCCCTAACGTGTACCGCATGAAGCTCTTGGGCGCGACCGTTGTGCCCGTGGAAAGCGGCAGCCGCACCCTCAAAGACGCGCTGAACGAAGCCATGCGCGACTGGGTGGCCAACGTGGACAACACTTTCTACATCATCGGCACGGTGGCGGGCCCACACCCCTACCCCATGATGGTGCGCGATTTCCAAAGCGTGATTGGCGAAGAATGCCTCACGCAAATGCCTGAGATGTTCAAGAGCCTCAAGATGGCTGAAGAACAACCCGATGCCGTCATCGCCTGCGTGGGCGGCGGCAGCAATGCCATGGGCATCTTTTACCCCTACATCAACCACGCCAACACACGCCTCATTGGCGTGGAAGCCGCTGGCGAAGGCATGGACACCGACCGTCACTCGTGCTCGCTGCAGCTGGGCGCACCCGGCGTGTTGCACGGCAACCGCACCTACATCTTGCAAGACGAGAACGGCCAAATCACCGAAACGCACAGCGTGAGCGCTGGCCTTGACTACCCCGGCGTGGGCCCCGAGCACGCATTCCTCAAGGACATCGGCCGCGCCGAGTACGTGGGCATCACCGACAAAGAAGCGCTGGAAGCCTTCCACTACCTGTGCCGCACCGAGGGCATCATCCCCGCGCTGGAATCAAGCCATGCCGTGGCCTACGCCATGAAACTGGCCAAGACCATGAAGCCCGAGCAGTCCATCTTGGTGAACCTCTCTGGCCGTGGCGACAAAGACATTGGCACGGTGGCAGACCTGAGCAACGCAGACTTCTTCTGCCGCCCCAGCTGC
- a CDS encoding phosphoribosylanthranilate isomerase — MNRTINRTRIKICGLTREQDVDAAVAAGVDAIGFVMYAPSPRAVTVERAAELALRLPAFVTPVLLFVNETPEAIAHACVQVPGAWLQFHGDETPDHCRKIARTLGRRWMRAARIPLETPAGEEPFDLLKYAQDYSDAQAVLLDAHVDGYGGGGKTFNWSQLPPNVNAHLVLSGGLNAANVTDGIRALRNHGHSLAVDVSSGVESAKGIKDAAKIHEFVRAVRAADAEHPL; from the coding sequence ATGAACCGCACCATCAACCGAACACGTATCAAAATTTGTGGACTCACCCGTGAGCAAGATGTCGACGCCGCCGTGGCCGCTGGAGTGGACGCCATTGGCTTTGTGATGTACGCCCCCAGCCCCCGTGCTGTGACGGTGGAGCGCGCTGCCGAGCTAGCCTTGCGCCTGCCCGCCTTCGTGACGCCTGTGCTGCTGTTTGTGAATGAAACCCCTGAAGCCATTGCCCACGCCTGTGTGCAAGTGCCGGGTGCATGGCTGCAGTTCCATGGCGATGAAACACCTGACCACTGCCGCAAGATTGCCCGCACCTTGGGCCGCCGCTGGATGCGCGCTGCCCGCATCCCGCTAGAAACCCCTGCGGGCGAAGAACCTTTCGACCTCTTAAAATACGCGCAAGATTACTCAGACGCCCAAGCGGTGCTGCTCGACGCCCATGTCGACGGTTACGGTGGCGGCGGCAAAACATTCAATTGGTCACAGCTTCCTCCAAACGTCAACGCTCACCTCGTCTTGTCTGGTGGACTCAACGCTGCCAACGTGACCGATGGCATTCGCGCGCTGCGTAACCACGGCCATTCATTGGCAGTGGACGTGAGCTCTGGCGTGGAATCGGCCAAAGGCATCAAAGATGCTGCCAAGATTCACGAGTTCGTCAGAGCCGTACGCGCAGCAGACGCAGAGCACCCGCTCTAA
- the truA gene encoding tRNA pseudouridine(38-40) synthase TruA, which translates to MRIAMGLSYNGQAYEGWQSQSSGKTVQDKLEKALSKFTQTPVSSLCAGRTDAGVHGLMQVIHFDTELDRTPYSWVRGTNRYLPLDIAVQWAREMPREFHCRGSAIARRYAYVVLESAVRPSVEAGRVGWVYRPLDLEAMQKAAQYLMGEHDFTSFRASSCQALTPVKTMTRIDITRKSTQPGSAVWRFEFEASAFLHHMIRNLMGCFVKIGSGDKPPEWMAEVLAARDRDAAAPTFSPDGLYFLGPRYDAQWNLPDRTPAYDGLP; encoded by the coding sequence ATGCGCATTGCGATGGGCTTGAGCTACAACGGCCAAGCCTACGAAGGCTGGCAAAGCCAGTCCTCGGGCAAAACGGTGCAGGACAAGCTTGAAAAAGCGCTGTCTAAGTTCACCCAAACCCCCGTCTCTAGCTTGTGTGCAGGCCGCACCGATGCCGGCGTGCATGGCCTCATGCAAGTGATTCACTTTGACACCGAGCTTGACCGCACGCCCTACTCGTGGGTGCGCGGCACCAACCGCTATTTGCCGCTCGACATTGCCGTGCAATGGGCGCGAGAAATGCCGCGTGAATTCCACTGCCGAGGCAGCGCCATCGCGCGCCGCTATGCCTATGTGGTGCTTGAATCCGCCGTGCGCCCCAGCGTCGAAGCTGGCCGCGTGGGCTGGGTGTACCGCCCGCTCGACCTTGAAGCCATGCAAAAAGCCGCGCAGTACCTGATGGGCGAACACGACTTCACCTCGTTTCGCGCCTCCAGCTGCCAAGCCCTCACACCCGTCAAAACCATGACGCGCATCGACATCACCCGCAAAAGCACACAACCCGGCTCAGCCGTGTGGCGCTTTGAGTTTGAAGCCAGCGCGTTTTTGCACCACATGATTCGCAACCTCATGGGCTGCTTTGTGAAGATTGGCAGTGGCGACAAACCGCCCGAGTGGATGGCCGAAGTGCTGGCTGCCCGCGACCGCGATGCCGCCGCCCCCACCTTCAGCCCCGATGGCTTGTATTTCTTGGGCCCCCGCTACGACGCACAGTGGAATTTGCCTGACCGTACCCCTGCGTATGATGGATTGCCATGA
- a CDS encoding FimV/HubP family polar landmark protein has product MKKAHRSASHLFRRSALWAALSLSVLGGAQALTLSRPVVQSKQGEALRVEIDVSEITIAEQIELEAKIASPEVYKAAKVEVPMVNGQPIDVQVQLLRRDHGWPYLKITSKQAINSNFLDLLIDLRWATGRLLRDVSLSIDDGSAKKPNAPLMPGIGERNLKTAEMPSVYSKNGQSNGQITVKHGDTASELSAGKTPEGVSLEQMLVALLRSNPDAFVESNVNRMKEGALLTLPTEQEAKAVSREEARREIQIQAKDFEAYRAELAARAPGGVVPKVSRDAEGKLDAKVQNKNAKANQDKLTLAKPGSKDTAAEDKIAQQREAQDVATRAAELSRNIAELGKIAAATVTGSAAPASEAASGVLAVDVPASAAEANSEWLNELRENSLTPVGAGSLIAILVLVGLWRRRALNKREDDIHGLPPLNVKFNLDLPEHDHAEPVERAYIHDVATHMHDTHEHPHDHEHHAHDADDLQEETHAPHDAPPIRPTMEMPNISLDLDEHDAPAGPYQVRIDLADELWNLGQLHTSRALMEEVANEASGADKEKALKWLAERG; this is encoded by the coding sequence ATGAAAAAAGCTCACCGCTCTGCTTCCCATTTGTTCCGGCGATCAGCGCTGTGGGCAGCCTTGTCACTGTCGGTCCTCGGCGGTGCGCAGGCACTCACTTTGAGCCGACCTGTCGTACAAAGCAAGCAGGGCGAGGCTTTGCGCGTAGAGATCGATGTCAGCGAAATCACCATCGCTGAACAAATTGAGCTCGAAGCCAAAATTGCCAGCCCTGAGGTTTACAAAGCAGCCAAGGTAGAAGTACCGATGGTCAATGGCCAACCCATCGATGTTCAGGTGCAACTGTTGCGCCGAGACCACGGTTGGCCCTATTTAAAAATCACCAGCAAACAAGCCATCAACAGCAACTTTTTGGATTTGCTGATTGATTTGCGTTGGGCCACAGGCCGTTTGCTGCGCGATGTAAGTCTGTCCATTGACGATGGCAGTGCCAAAAAGCCTAACGCCCCTTTGATGCCGGGCATTGGCGAACGCAATCTCAAAACAGCTGAGATGCCTTCGGTTTATAGCAAAAATGGACAGTCCAACGGACAAATCACGGTCAAACATGGCGATACCGCCAGCGAACTGAGTGCGGGCAAAACGCCTGAAGGTGTGTCGCTTGAACAAATGCTGGTGGCCTTGTTGCGCAGCAACCCCGATGCGTTTGTTGAATCCAACGTCAACCGCATGAAAGAAGGCGCTTTGCTGACCTTGCCCACCGAGCAAGAAGCCAAAGCCGTGTCGCGCGAAGAAGCGCGCCGTGAAATTCAAATCCAGGCCAAAGACTTTGAGGCCTACCGTGCCGAGCTAGCCGCACGCGCCCCAGGCGGTGTGGTGCCCAAAGTGTCACGCGATGCCGAAGGCAAACTCGACGCCAAAGTACAAAACAAAAATGCCAAGGCCAACCAAGACAAATTGACTTTGGCCAAACCTGGCAGCAAAGACACTGCGGCTGAAGACAAGATTGCACAGCAACGCGAAGCCCAAGACGTGGCAACTCGCGCGGCAGAGCTCAGCCGCAACATCGCTGAACTCGGCAAAATCGCAGCCGCCACAGTAACTGGCTCAGCAGCACCAGCCTCCGAGGCAGCCTCTGGCGTCTTAGCTGTCGATGTACCCGCCAGCGCGGCTGAGGCCAACAGCGAATGGCTCAACGAGCTGCGCGAAAACTCACTTACCCCCGTGGGTGCTGGCAGCCTGATCGCCATCTTGGTGTTGGTGGGCTTATGGCGCCGTCGCGCTTTGAACAAGCGCGAAGACGACATCCATGGCTTGCCGCCCTTGAACGTGAAGTTCAACCTCGACCTGCCTGAGCACGATCATGCGGAGCCCGTCGAACGCGCCTACATCCACGATGTGGCCACGCACATGCACGACACGCATGAACATCCCCACGACCATGAGCACCACGCCCATGACGCGGATGACCTGCAAGAAGAAACGCACGCGCCCCACGACGCACCCCCCATTCGCCCGACCATGGAGATGCCCAACATCTCCTTGGATTTGGACGAACACGATGCACCCGCTGGCCCCTACCAAGTGCGCATCGACTTGGCCGACGAGCTGTGGAACTTAGGCCAACTGCATACCAGCCGTGCGTTGATGGAAGAAGTGGCCAACGAAGCCTCTGGCGCTGACAAAGAAAAAGCCCTCAAGTGGCTGGCTGAGCGAGGCTAA
- the asd gene encoding aspartate-semialdehyde dehydrogenase: MSKLVGLVGWRGMVGSVLIDRMVQEKDFDLIEPVFFSTSNAGGKAPAQAKNETTLQDANNIDALKRCDIIITCQGGDYTKDVYPKLRAAGWNGHWIDAASSLRMADDAVIILDPVNRNVIDSALGKGGKNWIGGNCTVSLMLMGLGGLFQHNMIEWVSAMTYQAASGAGAQNMRELLSQMGALHDAVKDDLANPSSAILDIDRKVSATMRSAEFPTKNFRNTALAGSLIPWIDVPVEHGQSKEEWKGGAECNKILGNPAFRTAGSIPIDGLCVRIGAMRCHSQGLTIKLKKDVPMDEIESILASANDWVKVVPNVREISERDLTPAAVTGTLTVPVGRLHKMAMGNDYLGAFTVGDQLLWGAAEPLRRMLRILLEA; the protein is encoded by the coding sequence ATGAGCAAGTTAGTAGGTTTAGTCGGTTGGCGCGGCATGGTCGGCTCGGTGTTGATCGACCGCATGGTTCAAGAGAAGGATTTCGATCTGATCGAACCCGTGTTCTTCTCCACGTCTAACGCAGGTGGCAAAGCCCCCGCGCAAGCCAAGAACGAAACCACGCTCCAAGACGCCAACAACATTGACGCTCTGAAGCGCTGCGACATCATCATCACCTGCCAAGGCGGCGACTACACCAAAGATGTGTACCCCAAGCTGCGCGCAGCGGGCTGGAACGGCCACTGGATTGACGCAGCCTCTAGCCTGCGCATGGCCGACGACGCCGTGATCATCTTGGACCCCGTCAACCGCAACGTCATTGACAGCGCGCTGGGCAAAGGCGGCAAAAACTGGATCGGCGGCAATTGCACCGTGAGCTTGATGCTCATGGGCTTGGGCGGCTTGTTCCAACACAACATGATCGAGTGGGTCAGCGCCATGACGTACCAAGCGGCTTCGGGCGCTGGTGCACAAAACATGCGCGAACTGCTCAGCCAAATGGGCGCTTTGCATGATGCAGTGAAAGACGACTTGGCCAACCCCTCTTCTGCCATCTTGGACATCGACCGCAAAGTGTCGGCCACCATGCGCAGTGCTGAGTTCCCCACCAAAAACTTCCGCAACACGGCCTTGGCTGGCAGCTTGATCCCTTGGATCGACGTGCCTGTCGAGCACGGCCAAAGCAAGGAAGAGTGGAAGGGCGGCGCCGAGTGCAACAAAATCTTGGGCAACCCAGCGTTCCGCACTGCAGGCTCTATCCCAATCGACGGTTTGTGCGTGCGCATTGGCGCGATGCGCTGCCACTCACAAGGTTTGACCATCAAACTGAAAAAAGACGTGCCGATGGACGAGATCGAAAGCATCTTGGCCAGCGCTAACGACTGGGTCAAAGTGGTGCCTAACGTGCGCGAAATCAGCGAACGCGACCTGACACCCGCAGCCGTGACCGGCACTTTGACAGTGCCAGTGGGCCGCTTGCACAAAATGGCCATGGGCAATGACTATCTTGGCGCGTTCACCGTGGGTGACCAGCTCTTGTGGGGCGCGGCCGAGCCATTGCGTCGCATGTTGCGCATCCTGCTCGAGGCATAA
- the leuB gene encoding 3-isopropylmalate dehydrogenase, translated as MKIAILPGDGIGPEIVAEAVKVLNVLDLKFESETALVGGAAFDAHGHPLPEATLKLAMESDAVLFGAVGDWKYDTLDRPLRPEQAILGLRKNMGLFANFRPAICYEQLVGASSLKPELIAGLDILIIRELTGDIYFGQPRGRRVATDGHFPGAEEAFDTMRYSKPEIERIAHVAFQAARKRKAAGTEGRVTSVDKANVLETFQFWKDVVSEVGKEYPDIALDHMYVDNAAMQLVKEPKRFDVVVTGNMFGDILSDEASMLTGSIGMLPSASLNSKNQGLYEPSHGSAPDIAGKGVANPLATILSAAMMLRFSLNQTEAADRIETAVKAVLAQGLRTPDIYSEGTTKVGTAQMGDAVVKALR; from the coding sequence ATGAAAATCGCAATCCTCCCCGGCGACGGCATCGGCCCAGAAATCGTGGCCGAAGCGGTCAAGGTCTTGAACGTCCTCGACCTCAAGTTTGAATCCGAAACAGCCTTGGTCGGCGGCGCAGCGTTTGACGCGCACGGTCACCCTCTGCCCGAAGCCACGCTGAAGCTGGCCATGGAATCGGATGCTGTGTTGTTCGGCGCTGTGGGCGACTGGAAATACGACACCCTCGACCGCCCTCTGCGTCCTGAGCAAGCCATTTTGGGTTTGCGCAAAAACATGGGCCTGTTTGCCAACTTCCGCCCTGCCATTTGCTACGAGCAATTGGTGGGCGCATCCAGCTTGAAGCCTGAGCTGATTGCTGGCTTGGACATTTTGATCATCCGCGAGCTGACCGGCGATATTTACTTTGGCCAACCCCGCGGCCGCCGCGTGGCCACTGACGGCCACTTCCCAGGTGCAGAAGAAGCCTTTGACACCATGCGCTACTCCAAGCCTGAGATCGAGCGCATTGCACACGTGGCTTTCCAAGCTGCCCGCAAGCGCAAAGCCGCAGGCACAGAAGGCCGAGTGACCAGCGTGGACAAAGCCAACGTGCTGGAAACCTTCCAGTTCTGGAAAGACGTGGTGAGTGAAGTGGGCAAAGAGTACCCAGACATCGCCCTCGACCACATGTACGTCGATAACGCTGCCATGCAACTGGTGAAAGAGCCCAAGCGCTTTGACGTGGTGGTGACCGGCAACATGTTTGGCGACATCTTGAGCGACGAAGCTTCCATGCTGACTGGCTCCATCGGCATGTTGCCTTCTGCTTCTTTGAACTCAAAGAACCAAGGCTTGTACGAACCTAGCCACGGAAGTGCACCCGACATTGCTGGCAAAGGCGTGGCCAATCCCTTGGCCACCATCCTCAGCGCCGCCATGATGCTGCGCTTTAGCTTGAACCAAACCGAAGCGGCTGATCGTATTGAGACAGCTGTGAAAGCCGTGTTGGCCCAAGGCTTGCGCACGCCAGACATCTACAGCGAAGGCACGACCAAAGTGGGTACGGCTCAGATGGGCGATGCGGTGGTGAAGGCTTTGCGTTGA
- the leuD gene encoding 3-isopropylmalate dehydratase small subunit, producing the protein MQKFTLHKGIVAPMDRENVDTDAIIPKQFLKSIRKTGFGPNLFDEWRYLDHGEPGQDPASRQPNPDFVLNQPRYKGASVLLARKNFGCGSSREHAPWAIDQYGFRAVIAPSFADIFFNNCFKNGLLPIVLPEAAIDLLFNEVHAFPGYELTIDLENQVIVRQGNGGGGDPIPFEVQAFRKYCLLNGFDDIGLTLRQSDKIKAFEAERLATKPWLAHTM; encoded by the coding sequence ATGCAGAAATTCACCTTACACAAAGGCATCGTGGCTCCGATGGACCGCGAGAACGTCGACACCGACGCCATCATCCCCAAGCAGTTTTTGAAGTCCATCCGCAAGACCGGCTTTGGCCCCAACTTGTTTGATGAGTGGCGCTACCTCGACCACGGCGAACCAGGCCAAGACCCCGCCAGCCGCCAGCCCAACCCGGACTTCGTGCTGAACCAACCGCGCTACAAAGGCGCATCGGTTTTGTTGGCTCGCAAGAACTTTGGCTGCGGCTCGTCACGCGAACACGCACCTTGGGCGATTGACCAATACGGCTTCCGCGCCGTCATCGCGCCTAGCTTTGCCGACATCTTCTTCAACAACTGTTTCAAAAACGGCTTGCTGCCCATCGTGTTGCCCGAAGCCGCGATTGACCTGTTGTTCAACGAAGTGCATGCCTTCCCCGGCTATGAGTTGACGATTGACCTTGAGAACCAAGTCATCGTGCGCCAAGGAAATGGCGGAGGGGGCGACCCCATTCCGTTTGAGGTGCAAGCCTTCCGTAAATACTGCTTGCTCAACGGCTTTGACGACATTGGCCTGACCCTGCGCCAGTCCGACAAGATCAAAGCCTTTGAAGCCGAGCGCTTGGCCACCAAGCCTTGGTTGGCTCACACGATGTAA
- a CDS encoding entericidin A/B family lipoprotein: protein MKKFLWIALGLVAVMGLSACNTLRGIGQDVQKAGSAIEDAAKKK, encoded by the coding sequence ATGAAAAAATTTCTATGGATCGCTTTAGGCTTGGTGGCCGTGATGGGCCTCAGCGCTTGCAACACCCTACGCGGCATTGGCCAAGATGTGCAAAAGGCCGGCTCGGCCATTGAAGACGCAGCGAAGAAAAAATAA
- the leuC gene encoding 3-isopropylmalate dehydratase large subunit, whose product MGRTLYDKIWDEHVVHTEEDGTSILYIDRHLVHEVTSPQAFEGIRQAGRKVWRVSSIVATADHNTPTTGWELGYDGITDPISKEQITTLDSNMAEFGSAAFFPFMSKRQGIIHVIGPENGATLPGMTVVCGDSHTSTHGAFAALAHGIGTSEVEHVMATQTLLAKKAKNMLIKVEGTLAKGVTGKDVVLAIIGKIGTAGGTGYTIEFAGSAIRSLSMEGRMTVCNMAIEGGARAGLVAVDDKTIEYVKGRPLSPTGVEWDQAVAYWKTLHSDADAKFDAVVELKAEDILPQVTWGTSPEMVLDINGIVPDPDKEKDANKRGAIERALTYMDLQPGKALNDLFVDKVFIGSCTNSRIEDMREAAAVVKKLGQKVAKNIKLALVVPGSGLVKEQAEKEGLHEIFKAAGFEWREPGCSMCLAMNADRLEPGERCASTSNRNFEGRQGNGGRTHLVSPAMAAAAAIHGHFVDVRKFA is encoded by the coding sequence ATGGGACGCACCCTTTACGACAAGATTTGGGACGAGCACGTCGTCCACACCGAAGAAGATGGCACATCCATCCTCTACATCGACCGCCATTTGGTGCACGAAGTCACCAGCCCACAAGCGTTTGAGGGCATTCGCCAAGCAGGCCGCAAGGTCTGGCGCGTCAGCTCGATCGTGGCCACTGCCGACCACAACACGCCCACCACCGGCTGGGAGCTGGGCTACGACGGCATCACCGACCCCATCAGCAAAGAACAAATCACCACGCTAGACAGCAACATGGCCGAGTTCGGCTCTGCCGCGTTCTTCCCGTTCATGTCTAAGCGCCAAGGCATCATCCACGTCATTGGCCCTGAGAACGGCGCCACTCTGCCAGGCATGACTGTGGTGTGCGGCGACAGCCACACCTCCACACACGGCGCGTTTGCGGCGTTAGCACACGGCATCGGCACCTCTGAGGTCGAGCACGTCATGGCCACGCAAACCTTGTTGGCCAAAAAAGCCAAAAACATGCTCATCAAAGTCGAAGGCACGCTGGCCAAAGGCGTGACTGGCAAAGACGTGGTGCTGGCCATCATCGGCAAGATCGGCACAGCCGGCGGCACGGGCTACACCATTGAGTTTGCGGGCTCTGCCATTCGCTCTCTCAGCATGGAAGGCCGCATGACAGTATGCAACATGGCCATCGAAGGCGGCGCGCGCGCTGGTCTTGTGGCGGTGGACGACAAAACCATTGAGTACGTCAAAGGCCGTCCTTTGTCCCCCACCGGCGTGGAATGGGACCAAGCCGTGGCGTATTGGAAAACTTTGCACTCTGACGCTGACGCCAAGTTTGACGCGGTGGTGGAGTTGAAGGCCGAAGACATCTTGCCGCAAGTCACTTGGGGCACGTCGCCCGAAATGGTGCTGGACATCAACGGCATCGTGCCTGACCCCGACAAAGAAAAAGACGCCAACAAGCGCGGTGCGATTGAACGCGCGTTGACGTACATGGACTTGCAGCCAGGCAAAGCGCTGAACGATTTGTTTGTCGACAAAGTGTTCATTGGCTCTTGCACCAACAGCCGTATTGAAGACATGCGCGAAGCCGCAGCCGTGGTCAAGAAACTCGGCCAAAAAGTGGCCAAGAACATCAAGCTCGCTTTGGTGGTGCCCGGCTCTGGCTTGGTCAAAGAACAAGCGGAAAAAGAAGGCCTGCACGAGATTTTCAAAGCCGCTGGCTTTGAGTGGCGCGAGCCAGGTTGCTCGATGTGTTTGGCCATGAACGCCGACCGCTTAGAGCCAGGCGAGCGTTGCGCGTCGACCAGCAACCGCAACTTCGAAGGCCGTCAAGGCAACGGTGGCCGCACCCATTTGGTCAGCCCCGCCATGGCAGCCGCTGCCGCCATTCACGGCCACTTTGTGGACGTGCGCAAGTTCGCGTAA
- a CDS encoding CaiB/BaiF CoA-transferase family protein yields MPSMNSSATHSPAQTPLHGLRVVELGQLIAGPFAAKTLADFGADVVKIETPKTGDPLRKWRLLKDGTSVWWQVQSRNKRSVALDLKEKEAQDIVRQLAKDADVLIENFRPGAMEGWGLGPDELLAINPRLIMLRISGYGQTGPYRDKPGFGVVAEAMSGLRHLTAEPGRVPVRVGVSIGDTLASLHGVIGILTALHEREKSGQGQVIDVALYEAVFNCMESLLPEYSAFGAVREAAGSALPGIAPSNAYRCGDEGYVLIAGNGDSIFKRLMHTLGRDDLGNDPALGDNAGRVKRVAEIDAAIGVWTAQLTVAQVLDALDKADVPAGRIYTVADIAADPHYQAREMIQQVQMDDGTSLAVPGIIPKLSRTPGSHRRNAPTIGQDTDAVLNEIGLTSAQIQALKDKCIVA; encoded by the coding sequence ATGCCAAGCATGAACAGCTCAGCCACACACAGCCCCGCCCAAACCCCACTTCACGGCCTGCGCGTGGTCGAACTCGGTCAACTCATCGCAGGCCCTTTTGCTGCCAAAACGTTGGCCGACTTTGGCGCAGATGTGGTGAAGATTGAAACCCCAAAGACGGGTGACCCGCTGCGCAAATGGCGTTTGCTCAAAGACGGCACGTCCGTGTGGTGGCAAGTGCAGTCGCGCAACAAGCGTTCGGTGGCGTTGGACCTGAAAGAAAAAGAAGCACAAGACATCGTGCGTCAGCTCGCTAAAGACGCAGATGTGTTGATTGAAAACTTCCGCCCTGGCGCAATGGAAGGTTGGGGCCTCGGGCCGGACGAACTGTTGGCCATCAACCCACGTCTTATCATGTTGCGCATCAGTGGCTACGGGCAAACGGGGCCGTATCGCGACAAGCCCGGCTTTGGCGTGGTGGCCGAGGCCATGAGTGGCTTGCGCCACCTGACTGCCGAGCCAGGCCGTGTGCCCGTGCGTGTGGGTGTGAGTATTGGCGACACGCTGGCATCGCTGCATGGCGTGATCGGAATTTTGACGGCGCTGCACGAGCGCGAGAAAAGCGGCCAAGGCCAAGTGATTGATGTGGCCTTGTACGAAGCCGTCTTCAACTGCATGGAAAGTTTGTTGCCCGAGTACAGCGCGTTTGGCGCAGTGCGCGAAGCAGCGGGCAGTGCATTGCCCGGCATTGCACCCAGCAATGCCTACCGCTGTGGAGATGAGGGTTATGTGCTGATTGCAGGCAACGGCGACAGCATTTTCAAACGCCTCATGCACACCCTAGGCCGTGATGACTTGGGCAACGACCCAGCGCTGGGCGACAACGCAGGCCGTGTGAAACGCGTGGCTGAGATTGATGCGGCCATTGGCGTGTGGACCGCGCAGCTCACCGTGGCGCAAGTGCTAGACGCTTTGGATAAAGCCGATGTACCCGCAGGCCGCATCTACACCGTGGCCGACATTGCGGCTGACCCGCACTACCAAGCACGCGAGATGATTCAACAGGTGCAGATGGATGACGGCACATCGCTGGCCGTGCCCGGCATCATTCCCAAACTGTCACGCACCCCCGGCAGCCACCGCCGTAATGCGCCCACCATTGGGCAAGACACGGATGCGGTGTTGAATGAAATTGGCTTGACGTCAGCGCAGATTCAAGCGCTCAAAGACAAGTGCATCGTGGCCTAA
- a CDS encoding biopolymer transporter ExbD, whose amino-acid sequence MAMNLPSLTKGQDEPEVMMDINTTPLIDVMLVLLIMLIITIPVQLHSVNLDMPQSATPQTKKPNVVRIEVDARSVVNWNGKPLADRAALDALLQEAKAQEPQPELHIKAQGKAKYEAVAGVLASAQRQGLTKIGIVGTEQFAAP is encoded by the coding sequence ATGGCGATGAACCTGCCCTCTTTGACGAAAGGTCAAGACGAACCCGAAGTGATGATGGACATCAACACCACGCCGTTGATCGACGTGATGCTGGTGCTGCTGATCATGCTCATCATCACCATCCCTGTGCAGCTGCATTCGGTCAACCTCGACATGCCGCAAAGCGCCACGCCGCAAACCAAGAAACCCAATGTGGTTCGCATCGAAGTGGATGCACGCAGCGTGGTCAACTGGAACGGCAAGCCCTTGGCCGACCGCGCCGCACTCGATGCGCTGCTGCAAGAGGCCAAAGCCCAAGAGCCACAGCCCGAGCTGCACATCAAAGCCCAAGGCAAAGCCAAATACGAAGCGGTGGCGGGTGTGTTGGCCAGCGCACAGCGTCAGGGCCTGACCAAGATTGGCATTGTGGGCACGGAGCAATTTGCTGCGCCTTAA